One window of Candidatus Tokpelaia hoelldoblerii genomic DNA carries:
- the hutC gene encoding Histidine utilization repressor, GntR family (bhsal12660): MKQRYNSTLHDHILDDIQCKIVSGIWPPGFRLPFEIDLAAHYNCSRMTVNKVMTRLVAGGMIERRRKSGSFVRMPHNQPAILAINEISTEIAALKLPYTWRILAQEQRRSTEDDKAHLKLSADTPVLALTCLHFADNRPFCLEQRLINLTSVRQALEADFNTQPPGNWLIAMIPWSEAENKISAIVSDHPLAATLEIAQGAPCLLIERHTGNNGASITAVRLIYPAARHNITAHFKPVAS, from the coding sequence ATGAAACAGCGTTACAACAGCACATTGCATGACCACATTCTGGATGACATTCAATGCAAAATTGTTTCCGGCATCTGGCCGCCGGGTTTCCGCCTGCCCTTTGAGATAGACCTGGCGGCGCATTACAATTGCTCACGCATGACTGTCAACAAGGTGATGACCCGGCTTGTTGCCGGCGGCATGATTGAACGGCGCCGAAAATCCGGCAGTTTTGTGCGTATGCCGCACAATCAGCCGGCTATTCTGGCCATCAATGAAATTTCAACTGAAATTGCAGCGCTCAAACTGCCCTACACATGGCGGATACTGGCGCAGGAACAGCGCCGCAGCACCGAAGATGACAAAGCGCATCTGAAATTATCTGCCGATACACCGGTGCTGGCGCTTACCTGTCTGCACTTTGCCGACAACCGCCCCTTCTGCCTTGAACAGCGCCTTATCAATCTCACCAGTGTCCGGCAAGCGCTGGAGGCGGATTTTAACACACAGCCACCCGGCAACTGGCTGATAGCGATGATTCCATGGAGCGAGGCCGAAAATAAAATTTCCGCCATTGTCAGCGATCATCCCCTCGCCGCCACGCTTGAGATCGCACAAGGTGCGCCCTGCCTGCTTATCGAGCGCCACACCGGCAACAATGGCGCGTCCATCACCGCCGTCCGGCTCATCTATCCGGCGGCACGCCACAACATCACGGCACATTTCAAGCCTGTTGCTTCCTAA